The sequence below is a genomic window from Streptomyces sp. NBC_00582.
GCGTCGGTCGCCGGGCCATCGGTGCGTTTGCCCAGCTACACCCAGGTATCCAGCCACATCCGCGACCGCCACGAGTCGATCGGAATCGCGGTGCCGGTGTACAGGGGCCAGAAGTAGATGAAGTTCCAGGCGATCAGGAGGACCAGGACGCCCGCACCCGTCGCGCCGGCCACGCGGCGGGTGTCCGTCGAGCCGGGTGGGCCGATGAGCGCGCCGAGCATCATCGCGACCGCGAGGCACAGGAAGGGGAGGAAGACGACGGCGTAGAAGAGGAAGATCGTGCGTTCCTGGTACATGAACCACGGGAGGTAGCCGGCGGCGATGCCGCAGGCGATCGCGCCCGCGCGCCAGTCGCGTCGGAAGAGCCAGCGCCACAGGACGTAGAGGATCGCGAAGCAGGCCGCCCACCACAGCAGCGGGGTGCCGATCGCGAGGACCTCGCGGGCGCACTTCTCGCCCGCGTCGCTGGGGCAGCCGTCCGTGCCGGGGGAGGGGGACTCGTAGAAGTACGAGACGGGGCGGCCGAGGACCAGCCAGCTCCACGGGTTCGACTGGTAGTTGTGCGGCGAGGTGAGGTGCGTGTGGAACTCGTACACCTCGTGCTCGTAGTGCCAAAGGCTCCGCCACCAGTCGGGGAACAGCCAGGTCCAGGCGCCGCCCCTGCCGTCGGTGGCCGCCCAGTTGCGGTAGTAGCCGCCCGAGCCGTCGGCGGGGGAGAGGATCCAGCCCGTCCAGGAGACCAGGTAGGTGACGACGGCGACCGGGATCGTCGCGAGGAAGGTCAGGCCCGTGTCGTGCCGGAGCACCGCCCGGTAGGGGTGACGGGCGCCGGCCACCCGGCGGGAGCCGACGTCCCAGAGGAGGGTCATCAGGAGGAACGCGGCCATGATGTACAGCGCGTTCCACTTGGTGCCGATGGCCAGACCGAACATCAGGCCCGCCGCCCAGCGCCAGGGGCGCAGGCCCAGGCGCGCGGTCTCGGCGATGTGCGCGTCCGGGCGCACCCGGCCGTCCACGTCCGGCGGCAGCGCCGCGGCGAGCCGCGCGCGCGCCCGGTCGCGGTCGATCACCAGACAGCCGAACGCCGCCAGCACGAAGAACATCAGCACCCCGTCGAGCAGCGAGGTACGGCTCATCACGAAGGCCAGCCCGTCCACCGCCATCAGCGTGCCCGCGAGGCAGCCGAGGAACGTGGAGCGGAAGACGCGGCGGCCGATCCGGCACAGCAGCAGCACGGCGAGCGTGCCCAGGAGCGCCGTCATGAAGCGCCAGCCGAACGGATCGAACCCGAAGATCAGCTCGCCCAGCCCGATGACGTACTTCCCGACCGGCGGATGCACGACGTACGCCGCGTCCGTGGGCACGGCGACATGACCGCCCGAGGAGAGGATGAAATCGTTGGCGTTCTTGTCCCAGTTGACCTCGAACCCGCGGTGGACGAGCGCCCACGCGTCCTTGGCGTAGTACGTCTCGTCGAATATCACCTTCCTCGGGTTGCCCAGGTCCCAGAACCGGATGACGCCCGCCAGCAGTGTGACCAGCAGCGGACCGCCCCAGCCCGACCAGCGCGCGATCCGGTCCGCCCACACCGGCGGCAGTCCGAGCGTCTGCCACAGCCGGGGACTGGGCTGCGTGTACGGCGGCACCAGCGTCCGACGGACATCGGCCGCGGGCTCGGCCGTGTACCCGAAGCGGCGCAGCCGCTGCTGCCACGACGACGGCCGCCGGTCGTGCGGGTCGTCGTGCGCGGTCGGTGCGGGCCGGTGGTCAGTGGAGCCCGTGGAGTCCATGGAGGACGCGGTACTGGTCACCGCGCCATCGTAGGGAACGGGGCTGTGTGAGTCCCGTGCATGGGCCCAGTCGGCCGGTCATGCCGGGCGTCGCAGCGGGCACACGGCGCCTGGGAGGATGGGGAACGTGACAGACACGCCCGCTCTCGCGCCCGGAACCCTCGTCCTCGCCGGCACCCCCATCGGCGACGTCTCCGACGCCCCGCCGCGGCTCGCCGAGGAGCTGGCCGGGGCGGATGTCGTCGCCGCCGAGGACACCCGCCGGCTGCGCCGGCTGACCCAGGCCCTCGGGGTCACGCCCAAGGGGCGGATCGTGTCGTACTTCGAGGGCAACGAGTCGGCCCGTACGCCCGAGCTCGTCGAGGACCTGCTGGGCGGCGCGCGGGTGCTGCTGGTCACGGACGCGGGCATGCCGTCGGTCTCCGACCCGGGGTACCGGCTGGTCGCCGCGGCCGTGGAGCGGGACATCCGGGTCACGGCCGTGCCCGGTCCGTCCGCCGTGCTCACCGCGCTCGCGCTGTCCGGGCTGCCCGTCGACCGGTTCTGCTTCGAGGGGTTCCTGCCGAGGAAGGCGGGCGAGCGGCTGTCGCGGCTGCGGGAGGTCGCCGAGGAGCGCCGCACCCTCGTCTACTTCGAGGCCCCGCACCGGCTCGACGACACCCTCGCCGCGATGGCCGAGGTGTTCGGAGCGGACCGGCGGGCCGCCGTCTGCCGTGAGCTGACCAAGACGTACGAGGAGGTCAGGCGCGGTCCGCTCGGCGAGCTGGCCGCGTGGGCGGCCGAGGGCGTACGGGGGGAGATCACCGTCGTCGTCTCCGGGGCGCCCGAGCGCGGTCCCGAGGAGCTCGACGCGGCCGAGCTGGTGCGGCGGGTGCGGGTGCGCGAGGAGGCCGGCGAGCGCCGCAAGGAGGCCATCGCGGCGGTCGCGGCGGAGGCGGGACTGCCCAAGCGCGAGGTGTTCGACGCGGTGGTGGCGGCGAAGAACGCCGGGGGGCTGTGAGGCGGGAGGGGGCCGGGGGTGTGACTCCCGAGCCGTGCGGTGTGACGTACCGCGCATCGCTTCTGTGAACCCGCCCACACCCCCTCTGAGCAGGGCGCATGTCGGATGAGCGTGCGCCCCATGTGCGGGCAAAGGGCGCCGGGGCTTGTGGCAAGGGACGCCCAAATCGGCTTCAACACTGCACAGATCGGGTGCCATTCGGCCGGGGCGAGGCATCCACTGGATGACGGGACGTGACACGTCCCTCCAGCGGACAACAGGAGCTGGCCATGAGTGAGATCACAGGGCAGACCGGCCTTCGCAACGGGGCGACCGCCGTGGTCAACGAGTCCTATTCCTTCGCCTGCATGCGCTGCGGCCACGGCTGGGAGCAGTCGTACGCGATAGAGCACCACATCGACGCCGGCGGACACGAGTTCGTCCAGTACGTGGCGGACGGGCGGATCGTGCCGTCCCCGCTGAGCCGGCCCGCGTGCCAGAACTGCGACGGGCACGTGGTGCGCATCATGCGGGCGGGACAGGTGTCGTCGGTGCAGGGCGCGGCCCGCCGCGCGCGCGTGGTGCCCCCGGCGGGACCGGTGGAGGTGCCCGAGGTGCCGGCGCAGACCGGGGAACCCCACCACTGGCATCTGTCCGACCTGCTGCACCCCTTCCGCAAGGCGGGCTGAGCGCGGCCCGGCCCGCGGGGGCGGACCGCGGGCCGGGGCGGGGCGTGCCCCTTTCGTAGGATCGGGGCATGCCTTCCTCCAGCGACAAGAACGCGGCGCCGCCGCTGCCGGAGCCCCTGCGGGTGCCGGTCGCCGACTCCCACACCCACCTCGACATGCAGTCCGGCACGGTGGAGGAGGGCCTCGCGAAGGCCGCGTCGGTCGGGGTCACCACGGTCGTCCAGGTCGGCTGCGACCTCAAGGGCTCCCGGTGGGCGGCCGAGACGGCGGCGGCCCACGACCACGTCCACGCGGCCGTCGCCCTGCACCCGAACGAGGCCCCGCGGATCGTGCACGGGGACCCCGACGGCTGGTCCCGGCAGGGCGCGCGAGCGCCGGGGGGCGCGGCGGCGCTCGACGAGGCGCTCGCCGAGATCGACCGCCTGGCCGCGCTCGGGCCCGTCAAGGCCGTCGGCGAGACCGGACTGGACTACTTCCGCACCGGCCCCGAGGGCAAGGACGCCCAGGAGCGTTCCTTCCGCGCCCACATCGAGATCGCCAAGCGGCACGGCAAGGCCCTCGTCATCCACGACCGCGACGCCCACGCCGACGTCCTGCGCGTGCTGAAGGAGGAGGGCGCCCCCGAGCGGACCGTCTTCCACTGCTACTCCGGTGACGCCGAGATGGCGGAGATCTGCGCCCGCGCCGGGTACTTCATGTCCTTCGCCGGCAACGTCACCTTCAAGAACGCCCGGCATCTGCGCGACGCCCTCGCCGTCGCCCCGCTGGAGCTGGTCCTCGTGGAGACCGACGCCCCCTTCCTCACCCCGGCGCCCTACCGCGGCCGGCCCAACGCGCCCTATCTGATCCCGGTCACGGTGCGTGCCATGGCCGCCGTGCGGGACCTCGACGAGGACACCCTCGCCTCGGCGCTCGCCGCCAACACCGCACGCGCGTTCGCCTACTGAGCGGACGCGTCACCCGAACGTGACTGCGGGTAGCTGCGCCGCTTTGGAGAGTGACCGCCTCTCCGCTAGGTTCTGGGGGCCCGATCTGGACCCCCAGGACCCCTGGAGCGTGTCGGCGTGAGCAACTCGCAGCAGTACCACGAGCCGTACGGAGGCGGCGACACGTACGTCGACCTGCACAACGCGGAGACCGTCGCCCAC
It includes:
- a CDS encoding dolichyl-phosphate-mannose--protein mannosyltransferase, which translates into the protein MTSTASSMDSTGSTDHRPAPTAHDDPHDRRPSSWQQRLRRFGYTAEPAADVRRTLVPPYTQPSPRLWQTLGLPPVWADRIARWSGWGGPLLVTLLAGVIRFWDLGNPRKVIFDETYYAKDAWALVHRGFEVNWDKNANDFILSSGGHVAVPTDAAYVVHPPVGKYVIGLGELIFGFDPFGWRFMTALLGTLAVLLLCRIGRRVFRSTFLGCLAGTLMAVDGLAFVMSRTSLLDGVLMFFVLAAFGCLVIDRDRARARLAAALPPDVDGRVRPDAHIAETARLGLRPWRWAAGLMFGLAIGTKWNALYIMAAFLLMTLLWDVGSRRVAGARHPYRAVLRHDTGLTFLATIPVAVVTYLVSWTGWILSPADGSGGYYRNWAATDGRGGAWTWLFPDWWRSLWHYEHEVYEFHTHLTSPHNYQSNPWSWLVLGRPVSYFYESPSPGTDGCPSDAGEKCAREVLAIGTPLLWWAACFAILYVLWRWLFRRDWRAGAIACGIAAGYLPWFMYQERTIFLFYAVVFLPFLCLAVAMMLGALIGPPGSTDTRRVAGATGAGVLVLLIAWNFIYFWPLYTGTAIPIDSWRSRMWLDTWV
- the rsmI gene encoding 16S rRNA (cytidine(1402)-2'-O)-methyltransferase, with protein sequence MTDTPALAPGTLVLAGTPIGDVSDAPPRLAEELAGADVVAAEDTRRLRRLTQALGVTPKGRIVSYFEGNESARTPELVEDLLGGARVLLVTDAGMPSVSDPGYRLVAAAVERDIRVTAVPGPSAVLTALALSGLPVDRFCFEGFLPRKAGERLSRLREVAEERRTLVYFEAPHRLDDTLAAMAEVFGADRRAAVCRELTKTYEEVRRGPLGELAAWAAEGVRGEITVVVSGAPERGPEELDAAELVRRVRVREEAGERRKEAIAAVAAEAGLPKREVFDAVVAAKNAGGL
- a CDS encoding TatD family hydrolase; protein product: MPSSSDKNAAPPLPEPLRVPVADSHTHLDMQSGTVEEGLAKAASVGVTTVVQVGCDLKGSRWAAETAAAHDHVHAAVALHPNEAPRIVHGDPDGWSRQGARAPGGAAALDEALAEIDRLAALGPVKAVGETGLDYFRTGPEGKDAQERSFRAHIEIAKRHGKALVIHDRDAHADVLRVLKEEGAPERTVFHCYSGDAEMAEICARAGYFMSFAGNVTFKNARHLRDALAVAPLELVLVETDAPFLTPAPYRGRPNAPYLIPVTVRAMAAVRDLDEDTLASALAANTARAFAY